One Callospermophilus lateralis isolate mCalLat2 chromosome 6, mCalLat2.hap1, whole genome shotgun sequence genomic region harbors:
- the Sox4 gene encoding transcription factor SOX-4, whose amino-acid sequence MVQQTNNAENTEALLAGESSDSGAGLELGIASSPTPGSTASTGGKADDPSWCKTPSGHIKRPMNAFMVWSQIERRKIMEQSPDMHNAEISKRLGKRWKLLKDSDKIPFIREAERLRLKHMADYPDYKYRPRKKVKSGNASSGSSAAAASKPGEKGDKVGGSGGGSHGGGGGGGSGNAGGGGGASGGGANSKPAQKKSCGSKVAGGAGGGVSKPHAKLVLAGGGGGGKAAAASFAAEQAGAALLPLGAAAASDHHALYKARTPSAAASASAAASASTALAAPGKHLAEKKVKRVYLFGGLGASASPVGGLGAGADPSDPLGLYEEGGAGCSPDAPSLSGRSSAASSPAAGRSPADHRGYASLRAASPAPSSAPSHASSTSSHSSSSSSGSSSDDEFEDDLLDLNPSSNFESMSLGSFSSSSALDRDLDFNFEPGSGSHFEFPDYCTPEVSEMISGDWLESSISNLVFTY is encoded by the coding sequence ATGGTGCAGCAAACCAACAACGCCGAGAACACGGAAGCGCTGCTGGCCGGCGAGAGCTCGGACTCGGGCGCCGGCCTCGAGCTGGGCATCGCCTCCTCCCCCACGCCCGGCTCCACCGCCTCCACGGGCGGCAAGGCCGACGACCCGAGCTGGTGCAAGACGCCGAGCGGGCACATCAAGCGGCCCATGAATGCCTTCATGGTGTGGTCGCAGATCGAGCGGCGCAAGATCATGGAGCAGTCGCCCGACATGCACAACGCCGAGATCTCCAAGCGGCTGGGCAAACGCTGGAAGCTGCTCAAAGACAGCGACAAGATCCCTTTCATTCGGGAGGCGGAGCGGCTGCGCCTCAAGCACATGGCTGACTACCCCGACTACAAGTACCGGCCCAGGAAGAAGGTTAAGTCCGGCAACGCCAGCTCAGGCTCCTCGGCCGCCGCCGCCTCCAAGCCCGGGGAGAAGGGAGACAAGGTCGGTGGCAGCGGCGGGGGCAGCCAcgggggcggcggcggcggcgggagcGGCAACGCGGGGGGAGGCGGCGGCGCGAGCGGCGGCGGCGCCAACTCCAAACCCGCTCAGAAGAAGAGCTGCGGCTCCAAGGTGGCGGGCGGCGCGGGCGGCGGGGTCAGCAAGCCGCACGCCAAGCTGGTCCtggcgggcggcggcggcggcgggaaaGCTGCGGCCGCCTCCTTCGCCGCCGAGCAGGCGGGCGCCGCCCTGCTGCCCCTGGGCGCCGCGGCGGCCTCCGACCACCATGCGCTGTACAAGGCGCGGACTCCCAGCGCAGCGGCCTCGGCCTCCGCCGCGGCCTCGGCCTCCACCGCACTCGCGGCCCCGGGCAAACACCTGGCTGAGAAGAAGGTGAAGCGCGTCTACCTGTTTGGCGGCCTGGGCGCGTCGGCTTCGCCGGTGGGCGGCCTGGGCGCGGGCGCAGACCCTAGCGACCCCCTGGGCTTGTACGAGGAGGGGGGCGCGGGCTGCTCGCCCGACGCGCCGAGCCTGAGCGGCCGCAGCAGCGCCGCCTCGTCGCCAGCCGCCGGTCGCTCGCCCGCGGACCACCGCGGCTATGCCAGCCTGCGCGCCGCCTCGCCCGCCCCGTCCAGCGCGCCCTCGCACGCGTCCTCCACCTCGtctcactcctcctcctcctcctcgggcTCATCCTCCGACGACGAGTTTGAGGACGACCTGCTCGACCTGAACCCCAGCTCAAACTTTGAGAGCATGTCCCTGGGCAGCTTCAGCTCGTCGTCGGCGCTGGACCGGGACCTGGACTTCAACTTTGAGCCCGGCTCTGGCTCGCACTTCGAGTTCCCGGACTACTGCACGCCCGAGGTGAGCGAGATGATCTCGGGAGACTGGCTGGAGTCCAGCATCTCCAACCTGGTCTTCACCTACTGA